DNA sequence from the Vicia villosa cultivar HV-30 ecotype Madison, WI linkage group LG3, Vvil1.0, whole genome shotgun sequence genome:
ACCAATTGCAAGGCCTATTTCGACAGATGAAAACAATACTCCAAAGAATGCTCCAGCACATGCAAGAAAATCAAGTTTATCAATTTTCCAAATTTCATATGCTTTTTTATAATCAATAAGTCCTGGTACAGCTGAAAGAATTATTGCTGCTAGCATTGCTTTCGGAGTGAAATATAATAGTTTTGTCAAAAATTTAAGCGACGTCAACACCGTGAGCGCCATCACTATGCTTGACACCGTTGTTTGCGAGCCAGCGTTATAGTTTACAGCCGTACGAGCAATAGAACCTGCAATATAAGCTAGTTGATCATAATCAACATCAATCACTTTTTTCGAAAAGTGATTATAGAaagtaacaataataattaacCTGATGCAACATAGCAAGAAGTGAATGATCCAAAAATGTTCATTATCCCTAAGGATAGAACTTCTctatttggatcaatattgtAACCTCTTAGTGATGCATATATTCTTGCAACAGCTATAGATTCCTATTATATAGTTCaacatcagaagaaaaaaaagacatTAAAATTAGAAATCAGGATTCCGTTTGCATAAACAGCTTATTTGAATAACGATCCACCTTACCGTGGTTGAGATAATCGCAACTGTCAATGCTATTTTGATCAAAGGACCCAAATATTCACCATTACTATCAAGCTGTAATTGATTGAGTGAACTTGGATTCAAACTACCTCCTTTGATCGGTCCTAAAACTTCGATTTTATAGTCTTCGAGTTTGGGTTGATGAACATTTACTCTATATGCTATAACAGTTGATATAATGAATGAAACAAGAGGAGCCATGTGTGATAGCCACAagaatttctttttccttttccccTAGTTAGAAATATTCAATAACAGTTTAACTTTAGTATAGACGAAATTCGAATATAAAAATGAgaatcaaataattaattttctagAGAATTTACTCACCAGTAATCtagtaaatatgatgaaagaCAAAAATGAGAATCCAATGATAAAATTGTAAGGATGCCATTCTGACTGAAAAAAAGTCAATGAAAAAAAATGTCAATGAAACGAATTTGAGATTGGATTCAATGATGAATTTTCTTGTTTTTTCGTACTTGGTTTATGTAAGATGTCCAAAGAGATTTAATCACAGAGATTAAATCGGTTTTATTGGTAAAGTTGGTGATTCCGAATAATGCTTTCAATTGTTGTAATACAATGCCTATGGCTACTGCAGCCAAAAACCCGATGATCGTTGCATGAGAAAGATAATCCACCAGAAATCCAAATCTgtatagaaaaataaatagacTTATTCATATAAACACTTATATGATAAATGCTTATCTCATAAATGCGACAGAAGATAGCGCGTACCTGAGGAATCCGAAAGCAACTTGGAAGATACCAGTAAAAAAAGTTGCAGTCAAAACAAGTTGAGTATAAGCAACTGAATCATTTACAGGATCTTTCAATGTTTGAATCATTGAAGAAAGTAGCAATGAGTCCACAGTTACAGGTCCTATTACTATCTCCCTCGAACTCGCCAACAAAGCATAAATAATAGGCGGAACGACACTTGTATCTGAATAAATATACAAATAATGCTTAATTTTTCATCTTAAGAAAACAGAGATTTCAAAATCAATGTGCAACTTACATAGGCCATATTCAGGACTCATCTTCGCCAAACTCGCATTTCCCATAGCCTGAGGAATAGCGAAGATTGCGAGGATTAAACCCGCCAATACGTCACACTTGAACTTATCAACATCATAGTTTTTTAATGACTTAAGAATGGGAAATAAACCATGCAACAAAGGTAACACTGTTTTATCCAAAGGTTGATGTTTGAGAGAAAAGAATCTGTTCGGATTCGGACAATGTAAGACGCTGTCCTTGATATTATCCGCGACTCGATGCAGCATGCATGGTGGCTCTGGAGGATTCAGCACCCATAGTTTTCTGGTTTCTCTACCATtgttctcattctcaaggtccATCAACACTTCTAGAGGTGGAAGAGATAGTGTTGATGGACTCATTCTTCAATGGTTGTTTAGGACATTATAAGTATACTTATAATAAATAATACAAGGGTTTAATGATCATTGAAGATGTTGGACAAGGTAAGTTTAACAGTCTTAATTTGTTTAATCTACAAGTTGGTGTTATATGAACTTAAACTCTTCATTTAAGGTCATATATTCTTCAATTTAAATCATGTCAATGTCCCTTTTCCTTGTCACATTTATAATAATAGTAATCTTTTTAAATTGTTAGAGGCAAAATAATCTCACCGTTGGCACTCGTCTAAGAATTTCTATTTGATAGATAAAATCAatacaatataatataatataaaggGCAAATTCTTAGTTACCCAACCAAAATTGTTTGTATTGTTTTGactatatataataaattaagatAAGCGTTATTATGGAAACATTTTGTTATTATGAAACATTTTACTAGTGATACATTGAATTACAAAGAGATACAAAAACTAGGTGTACATAGCAATAGAAAGTGTGTAGCACAATCAACTGTTTTTAGTTAATCAATCTTAGGATATGGTGGTCAAGCAGTTACAATTAAACTGATTGTATGTCAATAAGTGATTACTACCAAGGTTGTTAAAATTCCGATTTAAAACCTAAACTCTAAAGATTTCACGTTTATAGCAAGCATTTCGTGTTAAATTGCAGGTAGAAACTTTTTTAAGTAAAATCGTATTTTAGAACGATTTTAAGTGATTTAAATCGCTATGAAATCAGTGTAATCGTGTAAAATCGTTGGATTTTACTCTTTGTCTGATTTTACCTTTTTCtgtcaaattttaaaaatcacaTTTTATATTTTGGCCTATGAAAACTTCTCTCTGACCTTTTAATTTTATTCTCATTCATATCTTGGTTATAATATTGAAGACTATTTATAATTTGAAGATGAATTTAATCAAGTTGAATATGAATATCTTAATAAAGATGATGTTGTAGAAGTATTGAACTTTTGATTAAGTTGAAAAATGAAGATGAAAACACTTGTATTTTTGAACTAGAGAAACTTGTGAAActattgattttttttggataatCTTATGGATATTACTTTTTATGATTTGGTGAGTAAACTGTATAGTTTGATACAAGTTTGTGAATATTACACTTTATTATGGTGATATAGTACATTTTTACTTTAcaattaagttaaaattttaaattattaatgcatttataatattatataagtatatatatatgtcgtgtatataaatttaatattattttaatatgaggTAAACTCCATGATTTTACGTTTCGTTTTTACCTAGGTAAAACGAGTCAAGATAAAAACTTGATTCTAATAACCTTAATTACTACTGATTGTATGTGGTCACCACTAGTTTTGTGTGTAGTTACTACTAAACTTTGTATGTGATTATTAGCTAGAAGTTAGTTAATTAGTAGTATGACTATATGTATAAGTGATGTAACTCATATTTATATGAATAATTAGGAATAATTGAATACAATCCTCAGTTTGATCCCTCtcaattcttttttaatttttctctttCCCTGGTGTTTTGAATAGAGTTAAGTACATATAGCAAATGCAGTTTTATCATTTTCACAATGACTAGTTTGATTTAAAGATCGTTCAAATAGTTTTTATTACTTCAAGAATGGTTTATTAGATGGTTAAGTGTTTATGaataatgaaatataaaataacataaaataaaattgaacttGTGGTGTTAATATATATCTGAGTAATTTTGTTGGGGTTAGATTTCATTGGCATATTCTCATGTAGCATCTTTGACATGTAATATGCCATTCTAACCAGTTATTAATATTACTGCATGAAGCTCACGTCGCAGGTCATGTCCAAATTAATGACCTGAGGTCAGTCGTATTACATAATATACGGTCTCTCAGGCTATTAACCAATACATCAACATTAAGTTTTAGTAGTTAATACAGATATTgaacctaaatctatgtctagaatTTAACATATCAAAATCATCTAAGACTTGGATTTAATAATGATCAGCACCTATTGAATATCAAATCATACTATAAAAACATGTTTTAGGCAGCTAATCCTAAACAAACATTAAGAACGAAGAATTCATTATTACTAAAGCTTAAGAAGAATTATATAAATGCCATTGTCTGGATCAAAACATGAGTACTAGGACAACTACATATAATCCCAACAAAAGCGAAAAATTAACAATTGTTACTTTTCATAGCTTTATGATTAAATCCTAGAAGAAAGAAGTTGAACAACATCAGTGACAATTATTCGAGCAGCGCTTCTGCccttaatctttctcttttattctctccTATTGAGATTTGGGGTGCTAACCTAACTCTCTATGAGAGATACCTCAAATCCACCGATATGTTTTTCTAAACTAAATAGCACCCTTATTTATAAGACTTGGGATGGTATGCTTTCTAAGTACACCTCGCATCCGCGTTTAGCGCGTGTATTTTCTTTCCTGCTAAGCGATGTCAACTCACTTATAACTTTCTTCTCATCTTAGATCTCTAATCCCTCTGCTCATCCTCACATATAGCACAAACTTTTCCTTCAACTTGAAGTAACTTAGCCCTAAAGACTAAAGTCATGAACCACCTTTGCTCTCTAAGTGTGCCTTTATTCGTGGCTTAGTAGGTTAGTTGCTTAAACTTGAAGTTGCTTGGCCATGAAGTCTTCTTTGTTACCTTTTCTCTTGAAACACGTCTATGTTCTTGGCTTAGCGAGCCTTGCTTGTCACGAAAGTGATTTGGCAAGGTATTTGTGTTGCTTTGGTGATTTCTTATCCCTTATACTTATTTTTAGTCAATGTGCATTTATGAAACTTTTTCATAGTTCCATACTAAACTAATATCGATATATCACTAAAAAATGTGGCAACATCGCACCTTGCCAACATGTTTATCTAACTGGATAGTTTTTTACTAAATTTATATCGACATATTATCGATATGTTACTAAAAAAGAGCGGCAACGCTGCTCCCAGTGCATACAAAATATAATATCGACAGTTATGAAACGCGATAGTTCCATACTAAATTAATATCGATATAATACTAAAAAGGAGTAGCAACATCGCTCCCTATCGACACCTGTATGTAACAggactgtatatatatatatatatatatatatatatatatatatatatatatatatatatatatatatatatatatatatatatatatatatatatatatatatatatatatatacaaagtaCCTTTTCAAGTATATATACAAAGGTTATGTTCGCATTACAATTGTAACCATAACTTCGAAAAATCTAAAAACAAATTCAGAGCATGAAGAAACTAATGAGTTTGAACAATATCTTGATTGTAGATATATATCCATGCGAGGCATGCTCGAGGTTATTCTCTTTTTCTATACATGGGAGAAAACCTAATTTTGAATGTTTGTTCTTTCATCTTTTATTTCTAACAGATGAATTACATAAAGATTATTAGTGAAATTTCTTTGGTACAGTTGCAGATACACCATATTAATACTAATGTTCCAATATCAGAACATGACATCAAGACAGATGCTATGGCATCTGATCCTGATACATAATAATAACATTCACCTGTTATTTTTGCACACATATAGATCACATAATGATAACCTTCACAAATCACAGATTGAGATTAAAGTCTCAACACAAACAATAATGTCAGGACAGACCATATATTTAACAACTAGAAACATATGCAGAAAATAAATGCAGAATGGTAAATAACACAGAAAAATTGTTAACACAGTTCAGTGCAGCGTCACCtaatttgggggctaccaagccaggaaggaagtccactattagcagtattagCTCAAAGCTAAACACCTCGTTCATAACTTATCGCCTAATCATTACCCAATGCTACTTTTGCCTATAAGTCAACATCTAGACATGAGAATTCGCCATCCCATTTCCACTCACCGCAGTGATAAAGCAATCACACACCCTGCGACCAAAGGTTTTAAATAGAAAGATCACACTttcacacaaacaagtcacaacCTAGTGACAAGGGAAAACTACACTTCGAGTAAAATAAACAcaatcttgcttcacagcttgaACTAAGAACAAAACTTGATCTTGCATAAAAGCTTAGATCAAGAACAATACTATACTCTATGATTAAAAGCATAGGAGTGAGGACAACACTCAAATTATTACCTAGAGGCTTCTGAGTGAGAACAAACATCCTTATAAACAGTCAAGCAACATACAATCTGTCACATAGTATTAAAAGACACATGAGAGACTTgaaacacaagagactctcaaaactgTAGAGACGTTAAGAATTGCAACAAGTCTGTAGAGAAATCTCTTCCAATCTTGGAACAAATATTCAACTTTCCTGAATTGTCCAATAagccatttttaaaaaatttaatactgACTAGATTTGATTCTCTAGTTCCAGATTGAATCTTCTTGACCTACGAATATTATTGAGATATATTTGAAAGAgatatcacaaaatcaaatcaaatatgtcaGATTCAAAACAACATGTACTGATGTTCTGGttcagaatgtcatgacatctgttaGAATATCTATCTTCAATGTAAGCACAAATTCTGTTGTTTCAATATAATCAAGATAATGCGACATCTTGTACAACATCAGTCGAGAACTATGTTTTAGAAAAATTGTTGCAAACACAAAACCATGGAACAAACAATTTGTTTCACcacttaattaatataatttttttctgaaGATTAGGAGTGGCAACGGCGCTCACAATTAGGGGTGAAGAAACATAACATGTACCGCCGCGCGTACCCGCCTAAAAATAGCGGGTTAGATTGGGATTTTAGGCCCACCGTCCGTTAAAGCTTGTCCTGCCTTAAGCCCgccattttttagttaattataataattctaattcttgataattttattttatacatttatttgtgaatatatgcaatatcattttaagtaaaatttgtttaaaagatgATTTATAAACATTTGTtctaaaaataagtgaaaaatctaATTGAAAGATAATAAGAGTCTATTAATCTACTAAATAAATAGACaggcaagcccgccgcccgccaacgtGCCACATTGGTAGAGTGAGTTAGATTTTTATGTCCATTTTCACTTGACGGACCTGCTCCTTTTTTGCAGGCTTAAGGAGGGGTGGGGCAGATGATCCATTTTGTCACCCCTACTCACAATATATAACTAAATATATCTACATTGAACTAATATCATTTTGGTACTAAAAAAGAGCTGCTCTTCGTGCGTACGCACGATGAAACCTACTTGTTACTCTAAAGATGTTATTTTGGATAGTTCATcactttattataattttttttatatcagaaCTTTAAAATTATCgctcaattttgaaactttttcaaatagtttttcatataaattatttttgagatacaacttttttttaaaaaattgattttaattttaactatgatttaatcttcaataatgtatatttatgttatacgattttaaaattaatctttaaatttataaaaaaaaacaaatataaaaaacttttgatattttaaaaagagAAAAGGGATAGTGCACTGCACCATCAATCAATGACAACCATGTATCCTGTCAAGTCAGACTGTAAATTTTAAAAcacttaggctctgtttggta
Encoded proteins:
- the LOC131655733 gene encoding early nodulin-70-like is translated as MSPSTLSLPPLEVLMDLENENNGRETRKLWVLNPPEPPCMLHRVADNIKDSVLHCPNPNRFFSLKHQPLDKTVLPLLHGLFPILKSLKNYDVDKFKCDVLAGLILAIFAIPQAMGNASLAKMSPEYGLYTSVVPPIIYALLASSREIVIGPVTVDSLLLSSMIQTLKDPVNDSVAYTQLVLTATFFTGIFQVAFGFLRFGFLVDYLSHATIIGFLAAVAIGIVLQQLKALFGITNFTNKTDLISVIKSLWTSYINQSEWHPYNFIIGFSFLSFIIFTRLLGKRKKKFLWLSHMAPLVSFIISTVIAYRVNVHQPKLEDYKIEVLGPIKGGSLNPSSLNQLQLDSNGEYLGPLIKIALTVAIISTTESIAVARIYASLRGYNIDPNREVLSLGIMNIFGSFTSCYVASGSIARTAVNYNAGSQTTVSSIVMALTVLTSLKFLTKLLYFTPKAMLAAIILSAVPGLIDYKKAYEIWKIDKLDFLACAGAFFGVLFSSVEIGLAIGVFISFAKIILISIQPGVAVIGRFPGTDAFGDVEQYPMVINMPGVMVVSIKSAWFCFANASPIRERIERWVTEEKGENGKGESTIKFVIIDASSLVSIDTAGIASLVELNNNLMLHGVTLSIANPRWQVIHKLRLANFITEIGGRVFLSVGEAIDAILSAKMASV